One Halanaerobium hydrogeniformans genomic window, ACTATTAAAAAATATATTATTAAAGCAAAGGACTATAATTACTGTTATTCTTCTTATCATCCAAAAAATTCCTGGCTGTATTAGCAAGCAGCTTAATCCCTAAAGAAATTTCCTGCTCATTAACAGCTGCAAAACTTAATCTAAAATACCGAGATGGTTTTTGATCAATACTGAATAAGCTTCCAGGAGAAAAAACAACCCCCTTATTAGCAGCAACTTCGTAAAAGTCATGACTATTTTTTGTTTCAGGCAATTTGAGCCAAAAATATAAACCACCTTTCGGTTTATATTTCAATTCAATTAAACCCGAAAACTGTTTTTCTATTTCTGATGCCATTACTTTAAAACGTTTTTTAAATAATTCTCTTTTTAAATTAATATGTTTATTAAATAAACCTTCTCGTAAATAGTAATCAAAAGCGCGCTGAGTAAGACCTGCACTTGATATATCGGTAGCATATTTGGTCTCAAGTATCTCAGCTAACAAATTATCTGGTAAAATGATAAAAGCTAATCTTAAACCAGGCATAAAAACCTTTGAAAAACTTTTAATAAAAATCACCCTGCCATTTTCATCAAACTTTTTTAACGAACTAACTTTATTTGATGAATAATATAATTCAGACAAAAGGTCATCTTCAATAATATAAAAATTGTATTTATCAGCTAATTCTAATAACTGCAGCTGTTTTTCATTACTCCAGTTGATCCCTGTAGGATTATGAAAGTTTTGCATAGTAAACAAAAACTTGATTTTATTATTTTTTAAATAATCTTCAAACTTGTCTAAATCAAGGCCGTCTTTTAACATTTTAATACTTTTAATTTGGGCTTTTCTTGACTTAAAGGCCTGTAAAGCACCAAAATAGGTTGGTTCTTCTACTACAACTTTGTCCCCATATTCAATTAAAATCTTAGCCATAATATCAATAGCCTGCTGAGCACCAGAAACAATCTGGATTTGTTCTAAATCTGCTTTAATTCCATCTTCCAAAAAATATTCTCTAATTGAATGACGTAAACCTAAATAGCCCTGGCTTTTCTGATAAGTAAAAGCTTCTCCCTGATCACGATCTAATACCTTATTTATTGCATATTTAAAATCAGCTACTGGGAAAAGATCTGTGCTGGGTGCTGCACTAGCAAAATTAATGTTTTCTGATAAATCGATTTGGCCATGTTTTAACATAGATTTGTTTTTTTCTGAACCTAAACTTTGTTCAGAATATTTAGGAGCCACAAAACTCCCCCTCCCAACTTTTTTATATATCAAACCCTGATCATCTAAAATATTATATGCTCTAGCAACCGTTGCTGGATTCACATCTAATTCTGCTGCTAATTTTCTTATTGGTGGAAGTTTATCATCACTATTTAGTTCATTTTTAATATGCTTTTTTAAAAGCTGATAAATTTGTAAATAAAGAGCCTTTCCATTTTCTTTTGTTCTATCTATCTCAAACACTTTATCACCCCTATTATTGTATTAATACAATAATTATATTTATTATTTTGTATTATCTATTGACATATTGTATTGTAATATTTATAATTGTATTAATTAAAAGTCATTAAAACGACTTATATTTACATTGTATCATTACAATTAGTTTTATTCAATCAAAATGAGGAGGAATTTGTCATGGAAAACACTTATAGGCTTAATAAAAATCTAGCTCAAATGTTAAAAGGTGGAGTGATAATGGATGTTACCAACAGCCAGGAGGCCAAAATTGCTGAAAAAGCAGGCGCTGTTGCGGTAATGGCATTAGAAAGAGTCCCGGCAGATATCAGAAAAGATGGCGGTATTGCCAGGATGTCAGATCCAAAAATGATCAAAGAAATAGTAAATTCTGTTTCTATACCTGTAATGGCTAAAGTTAGAATTGGTCATTTTGTAGAAGCGCAAATTTTAGAAGCACTTGCTATTGATTTTATTGATGAAAGTGAAGTACTTACACCTGCTGATGAAAAATATCATATTGACAAAGAAAAATTTAAGATCCCATTTGTTTGTGGGGCAAAAAATTTAGGAGAAGCGCTCAGAAGAATTGGAGAAGGTGCAGCTATGATTAGAACTAAAGGTGAAGCCGGAACCGGTAATGTAGTTGAAGCAGTTCGCCATATTAGAACAATTAACAGAGAAATCAAAGAACTATCTTTAATGGAAAGTGAAGAATTAATGACAGCTGCCAAAGAAATGGGTGCCCCTTATGATTTAATTAAATATGTAAATGAAAACCATAAATTACCGGTTGTTAATTTTGCAGCAGGGGGAATCGCTACTCCAGCTGATGCTGCTTTAATGATGCAGTTAGGCTGTGATGGCATTTTTGTCGGTTCTGGAATCTTCCGTTCGGGCAACCCAACAAAAAGAGCAGAAGCTATTGTTGAAGCTGTTACTCATTATCAAGATTCAAAAATATTAGCCAGAATTTCAGAAGATTTGGGTAAGGCAATGTCTGGACTTGATATAAAAGGGTTGAGTGAAGAAGAAAAAATGTCAAATAGAGG contains:
- a CDS encoding PLP-dependent aminotransferase family protein, translated to MFEIDRTKENGKALYLQIYQLLKKHIKNELNSDDKLPPIRKLAAELDVNPATVARAYNILDDQGLIYKKVGRGSFVAPKYSEQSLGSEKNKSMLKHGQIDLSENINFASAAPSTDLFPVADFKYAINKVLDRDQGEAFTYQKSQGYLGLRHSIREYFLEDGIKADLEQIQIVSGAQQAIDIMAKILIEYGDKVVVEEPTYFGALQAFKSRKAQIKSIKMLKDGLDLDKFEDYLKNNKIKFLFTMQNFHNPTGINWSNEKQLQLLELADKYNFYIIEDDLLSELYYSSNKVSSLKKFDENGRVIFIKSFSKVFMPGLRLAFIILPDNLLAEILETKYATDISSAGLTQRAFDYYLREGLFNKHINLKRELFKKRFKVMASEIEKQFSGLIELKYKPKGGLYFWLKLPETKNSHDFYEVAANKGVVFSPGSLFSIDQKPSRYFRLSFAAVNEQEISLGIKLLANTARNFLDDKKNNSNYSPLL
- the pdxS gene encoding pyridoxal 5'-phosphate synthase lyase subunit PdxS, whose translation is MENTYRLNKNLAQMLKGGVIMDVTNSQEAKIAEKAGAVAVMALERVPADIRKDGGIARMSDPKMIKEIVNSVSIPVMAKVRIGHFVEAQILEALAIDFIDESEVLTPADEKYHIDKEKFKIPFVCGAKNLGEALRRIGEGAAMIRTKGEAGTGNVVEAVRHIRTINREIKELSLMESEELMTAAKEMGAPYDLIKYVNENHKLPVVNFAAGGIATPADAALMMQLGCDGIFVGSGIFRSGNPTKRAEAIVEAVTHYQDSKILARISEDLGKAMSGLDIKGLSEEEKMSNRGW